In Euphorbia lathyris chromosome 9, ddEupLath1.1, whole genome shotgun sequence, the following are encoded in one genomic region:
- the LOC136206069 gene encoding uncharacterized protein, with translation MCPLRFILVFFSAVLAGYFAWRSVRSSPELDSSSVSDDSAVDKKPLTDNQDCNAKKMVQSGFWVFVDMASGKYLWRNFKEMRKQEKVKT, from the exons atgtgTCCTCTCAGATTCATCTTGGTATTTTTCTCCGCTGTTTTAGCTGGTTATTTCGCTTGGAGGTCCGTACGCTCTTCGCCGGAGCTTGACTCCTCTTCCGTCTCCGATGATTCCGCCGTCGATAAGAAACCCTTGACCGATAATCAAGATTGTAATGCCAAGAAA ATGGTTCAAAGTGGATTCTGGGTATTCGTCGACATGGCTAGCGGAAAGTACCTCTGGAGGAATTTCAAGGAGATGAGGAAgcaagagaaagtcaagacctaa
- the LOC136206068 gene encoding uncharacterized protein translates to MQAQLLVGPMPTAIDGSGALIRSTSSSFLAGFNSLTRPAWTWVHHRNRFSPRRKLGSVVVASSASWAAINGEQDHYAVLGIPTNATLPDIKRAYRLLARKYHPDVSKHSQAGELFKRIRHAYEILSNEVTRSQYDQVVRFRGDNDRSYNRKQYYSPEFEDESRFYRWAELRQRMQRKGYWEHDDVNDDFFTDSNTEAEGEEGNLDQERGPFSEVLGFVFISLFLLQTFGAQISLFFSCVAAMFDWKLDAGYKVGYLIAWMLGGRGGILLTLCLQFASWACGKTSSSMVALIVVAMWVGSNLARHAPLPQGAILTLLYMSIKLQGDLK, encoded by the exons ATGCAAGCACAGCTTCTGGTGGGACCAATGCCCACCGCAATCGACGGCTCCGGTGCCTTAATTCGttccacttcctcctcgttcCTCGCCGGCTTCAATTCCCTAACCCGTCCAGCATGGACCTGGGTCCATCATCGTAACCGTTTCTCTCCTCGCCGTAAACTCGGCTCAGTTGTGGTTGCATCATCGGCATCATGGGCGGCCATCAACGGCGAGCAAGACCACTACGCGGTGCTTGGCATCCCGACAAACGCCACCTTACCTGATATTAAGAGAGCTTACCGCCTCCTCGCTCGCAAG TATCATCCTGATGTCAGCAAGCATTCACAAGCTGGTGAGCTGTTCAAGAGAATTCGTCATGCATATGAA ATACTGTCAAATGAAGTTACAAGGAGTCAATATGATCAAGTGGTTAGATTTCGAGGGGATAATGACAGGTCATATAACAGGAAGCAGTATTACAGTCCTGAATTTGAAGATGAGTCAAGGTTCTACAGATGGGCTGAATTGAGGCAGAGAATGCAGCGTAAAGGATATTGGGAACATGATGATGTAAACGATGACTTCTTTACCGACAGTAATACAGAAGCAGAGGGCGAAGAAGGAAATCTGGATCAAGAAAGAGGGCCTTTTAGTGAAGTACTTGGATTTGTCTTCATATCTCTGTTCTTGCTGCAAACCTTTGGTGCTCAAATATCTCTTTTCTTCAGTTGTGTGGCGGCAATGTTTGACTGGAAACTGGATGCTGGTTATAAGGTGGGGTATTTGATAGCCTGGATGTTGGGGGGAAGAGGGGGAATTTTGCTGACTCTGTGTCTACAGTTTGCTAGTTGGGCGTGTGGGAAAACCAGCAGCAGCATGGTTGCTCTGATAGTGGTAGCCATGTGGGTTGGTTCGAATCTGGCGAGGCATGCTCCACTCCCACAGGGTGCTATTCTTACGCTCTTGTACATGTCCATAAAGCTGCAAGGTGACCTCAAGTGA